The sequence GTCTCGCGGCCGCTCAGTCGTTCGAACGAGTACCGAAACTCGAGTACCAGATCGGCGGGATGATCGGTGACGCGCCGCCGCTGGTCTGGCTCTCCGGCCCGGATCGGGAGACCGTCCGAGCGGCGCTCGAGACCGATCCCTCGGTCGACGTGATCGCGAGCGTGACCGACGAGACGACGACCGATCGGTCGAGTACCGGCGCGGCCGCCGACCGCGAGCGGTGGCTGTTCCGCCTTGCCTTCGGCGATCGGTTCAAACTCTTCGAACGGATCGTCGCGGAGAACGGCGGGGCGATCCTCGAGGCCAGCGGGAACGACGGCTCGTGGTCGGTGACGTTGCTCTTCCACGATCGGGACTCGCTATCGGCGTGTTACTCGCTGTTCGAGCAGTACGACTTCGGGGTCAACGTGACCCGTC comes from Haloterrigena salifodinae and encodes:
- a CDS encoding helix-turn-helix domain-containing protein, whose product is MTTVVELDIPADRLAAAQSFERVPKLEYQIGGMIGDAPPLVWLSGPDRETVRAALETDPSVDVIASVTDETTTDRSSTGAAADRERWLFRLAFGDRFKLFERIVAENGGAILEASGNDGSWSVTLLFHDRDSLSACYSLFEQYDFGVNVTRLTGIDDLASAGTPLTETQYETIQAAHELGYFEVPRRITLKELAAELDVSHQALSERLRRCHAALVNAELTGGLRPTAIDP